The Suricata suricatta isolate VVHF042 chromosome 13, meerkat_22Aug2017_6uvM2_HiC, whole genome shotgun sequence nucleotide sequence CCCTTCGGCCGCAGCAGACGCTCTCCGCCTGTGGCTTCTCCTCAGCAGGGGCTGGTCAGAGGCGGAGTCCTCACACTCGCCTGAGCACTAATGCCTGTGCTCCgttctggaaaattctggaaaattctccgTCACTGCCTCAGCACACCTGCCTCCCCATCTCTGAAGTCCAGACAGATGGATTCTGTCCTTAGTCTTTTACTGAGGTGATGACAGTCACACAATATAAAATGAGCCATGGAAATGGACAATCCAGTGGCCTTTGGGACATTCACAAGGCTGAGCAGCCACACCTCTTTCTGGCCACaaaatgtgttcattcatttCCCCCAAAGgagacccctccccctcccccagccctgacGCCCCTGATCTGTGCTCTGTCCCCAGCATTCGTAGGCGAGACACCATTCCACGGACGGCTTCTCCCGCGTGGCGCAGTGTGACGTTTCCGAGGCTGCCTGTGCCAGGGCGGTTGTGGCCGGCGCTGGCGTGAGCACCCGTGTGCGCGGACTCCCTGGAGGCCCGGCGTGCGGTTGTTCTGGGTCCCGTGACGTTGGCAGGGGCTCTCGGTCACCCCTCCACGGGCTCTCGGTCACCCCTCACGTTTTGCTTCCCTTCGTCCTTCGGTCTGACAGCCCAGCCCCAggaccctggctctgccacagACTGCTGGGGGCAGGAGCCACAGGGGGTCTCGTCTGCCCCATGGGCATCGGGGCCGATCAGGGCCATTGAGCACGAATGCCAGGAGCGAACCAGGTAACTGAGGCAGGAGTGAAATTCAAACAGATGACTGTGCAGCTCACGGAATTCACTGGGATCTGTGTAATCAGGCCCGAGAATGTGCGGGAACCAGGGGGCAGCGGGCAGGCGGGACACCCCCGTCCCCGCCCTCGGAGAGCCGGGTCAGCAGGCCGCGCTGGGCCGCAGGGCGCACTGAGGCGGGCCACCCACCGCTTTCGGTCCGGGCAGCACACACACGGACATAGCCGCTCACACGGGTGCACGCACACCTGTTggctttccttctgtctctggtgGAACATTCTAGAGCCAACCCCAGATACGCCTCCCTGGCCTGTGTAACAAGAAGAGCCTACACTCGGCTCGCACggcatttttcacaaagcaaGGTGCTGGGACCCACGTGCCGGTTACCGCACGCCGTGGCGGCCTCTCATCCCCGCATCCACATGGGCGGATGGCCCGGGGCCAAGGCGGGGCCGTCCCTGCCTCAGTGGGTCTGAGTGGGCCCAGGACTAGCACCGTCCTGGAAAGTTCTCCAGGAGATTTCAATGAACCCTCCAGGTCCAGGCTGCGTCCTAAATAGTGGGGACGGTCGGGGTCGTCCTCTGTCTTATAGAGGAGACACTGGGGTCACATCTGGGTCAGAACGTCCTTCCTGGCAGCCCAgtgggcagcaggggagggagacccGTCTCCATCAGGCCCCCTGACAAACCTCCGTGCGGGCAGCAGTCAcccaggtgctggggacacaaaaGGGAGGTCACTCCAGGGCGAGGTGGTCAAGGTCTTCTGGACACACTAGGGTGACCCCGGCTCCAAATGTGGGTGCTGCCTGCGTCCCTGCTGCCAAATGGCACCGAGctggggggcacagagaaggcGGGATGCGAGGAGAGGAGCAGGCTCAGCCGTCCTCAGAGAGCACGGCCTGGATGTGCTCTGGTGCTGGCCGCcagcctggcccccacccccaccccggggccttCCAGGAACCGTCTGGGGACACAGGGACCTTGCGTTCGGTTCCACTCGCTCCGAGGGAAGAAGGCCTCCCATTGTGCGGTGGAGGAAGCCCTCTGAGGGCCTGGGGGTGAGCCACGGGGATTCGGGGAAGCGCgtggcccccaggccccctgggcCCGAATAAGGGCCGGAGCCCCTGGGCCAGCCATCCTCAGCCCGAGAGCTCAGTGCAGCCCAGCCGCAGCCATGCAGCGCCTCCTGCTCgccctgggcctggccctggTGTGTGGCGTCCAGGCCGCCACCGTCCTCCAGCCCGTGGAGGAGCTGAACCTGCAGAAGGTCTGaagagggcaggggtgggtgggtggggggctgcagggcgggcagggaagaggggcctCGGCCTGAAGAGCCTGGCGGAAGCCGTGACGTGAGGAAACCTCCCAGCTTGCTCCCTGCCTTCGGGGCGGCTTTCCCACGGTTTCCCAAGACCCGTAGCTCTGGGAGCTCGACCTGTGTGTCCTGTAAGGACCCTGCGAAACTAGGCTGTTGTTTctgtgtggaggctcctcaggcCAGCGTGCGGCTGGTGGCAGGGGCCCGGAGCTCCCTGGCTACCACCTGGAAGGGAGAGGCCACTGTGGGGCCCGGGCCACCTCCCGGCCCCCGATGGCAGCTCGGGCCCCTCCCCAGGTCGCTGGGACGTGGCACTCCGTGGCCATGGCGGCCAGAGACATCTCCCTCCTGGACTCGGAGACCGGGCCTCTGAGGGTGTACGTCCAGGAGCTGAGCCCCACCCCCGAGGGCAACCTGGAGGTCATTCTGAGCAAACGGTGGGTGACCCCTCCcccctgggctgggggccagcGAGGGTCTGGGCtcagggagggcagggggtggggggcagggtccTGATGGGAGCTGGCTCCATGTGGGTGGTCCCCATGGTCTTGGGGCCCCGCCCAGGGCTCTGGGCCCACAGGCCAACCACACAGGGCGGCTGCAGGTCAGTGCATAGAGTGGCCGGCCtgtgagctggggctggggcgcTGGGGGCCTGGGCGGTTCCTGCCATGAGCCTTGTCTGCCGTGGAAGAGTTGTGGGGGGTACAGGGGTGATCTGGGTCCGTGTGGGGGGCAGACAGGAGGACACAAACCCCATGACTGTCTGCCAAATGCAGATCATTGCCCCTGATGGCCAGGGCAAGGGCACTCCCAGCCCATGCTCCCTCTGGCTCCCTCTGTCCACTCGTGGCGTGGCGGCCCTGGCCCACCTGGTCACCTGCCGGCTGTTAGAGGTTACAGCCCCAACCCCGGGGCCTCCTGGAGCCCGGCTTCGGCTCCCCACCCGTGGCTCAGTCCTGTCACGGAGAGGTCCGTGCCGGCGGCCTGCAGACATAACCTTCTCTCAGGGAGGACGGCAGGTGTGTGCAGAAGAAGGTCATGGCAGAAAAAACTGAGCTCCCTGCTGAGTTCAAGATCAACAGTGAGTGCTGGGACCCGGGCCACCCTGGACCCCCGCTGCTGGCTTGGGGGCCCTGCGGTGGGGATCGTGCTCCGGCCCCAGGGTGCTGGGCGCGGTGGTGACAACAGCCACAGCGTCCTCAGTGCCAGCTCTCGCTGTGGGCAGGTCCCTGCTGGGCCTCTCCCGCCCCCGGCGATGACCCCTGGCTCTCTGTCTGCGGCCCGGGCCTGGGCAAGCCTCTGCACCCGCCACCCTCCATCTGCTCCCCCATGGGCAGAGCACCCCGTGGCGCCCAGGCTGCCCCCTGGTTCCTGCACCCCTGGACCCTCTGTGGGTCATTCCCTCCTCACAGGCCCAGGATGAGAAGCAACTTCCTCCATGGCCGCCCCATGGCAGCCGGCGGGGCCAGCCCGGGCTGTGTCCTGCTTTGCCCGGCCGAGCCCGGCCCTCGAGCCTGGCTGTGACCGGAGGCTCCGTGGCCGCCGCTGACTGGCCCCAGAGCCGTGGGCTGCGCTGCGACGGGCACTGTGCGGCTGCAGTCCCACGCCCCGAGGGCCCCCATCATGcctgccccactcccctcctccctgttTCCGTGGCAACCCGCAGCTCCGCCCCCTCAAACTGATGCTGCTCCTGGAGGGTCCTGGTCTCCGAGGTGCCTTCTTCACTCACCACCAGCTAGGAAACCCGTTTCTATGCCGCTCTGGGTCCCAGGACGTGGGGGGGCAGGGTCTGGGACTGTGGCTTGTGTGGGCCCAGCTAGCAGGCAGCACAGCatttgcgggggtggggggcactgttAACAGCTGGGGCTGCTCAGCCCCCCGTGCCCTGTTGGGGTGCAGGACCCCCATCCCAGCCTCGTCAGGTGGTGGCCACAGAGGAGCCCCACGCTCTCCATCCCCCCCACTGCAGAGAGCGCCCTGGGACTCCACCTGCCCCGCTTCGGCCTCTCCCCCCAGATCTGGATGAGACCCAGCTCTCCGTGCTGGACACCGACCACGAGAACTACCTGATCTTCTGCATGGAGAACACCGACGCCCCCGGGGAGCGCCTCGTGTGCCAGTGCCTGAGTacgagggggggaggggctgaggaccCCCGGCCCGGGGGCCCCCAGGGAGCAGATGCCGCgtcctggggccccagggcctTGGGGGGTGAGGTTGTCCCCAGTGGTGGCAAAGCCCCCTGAGGTTGCATTGGAAATCGGGGATAAAGGATTTTATCCTGAGCCCCGGAGGCCACCCTGGGCACTGACCCCAGGTCGCCAGTGTGTCCTTCCTGCCCTGGCTCCCGGGGTGGGGCTCCCCAGGGTCGCCAAAGCCCCGTGGCCCAGGGACTGACCCGCTGTCCCCCACACGCCCCCCACAGCCAGGACCCTGAAGGCCGACAAGAAGGTCTTGGAGAAATTCAACAGAGCCCTCCAGACTCTGCCCGTGCACATCTGGCTGGTCTTCGACCTGACCCAGGGGGCAGGTGATCACCTCCACACCCCGCgcccctgccttccccccacctGTGCTCACCCGGCAGACAGCCAGGAGCCCTGGCACATCTGTCTCCCGCGGTGGCCCCCATTCCCCAggcctgtgggggtggggtgcagagccCCTGAGGCGGGGTCCCCACCACACCCCTCTGGGCCCAGGGCTGCCCTGGCGACCTGTgacctctccccccactctccctcctcccacagaaCAGTGCCGCGTCTAGGTCAGCTCCTGCCCGACCCGCACCTGGGGTAACGTagcagccctgcccccacatgCTGGGCACGCACACGGGTGGGGGCGCCCCGGGGGACCCCAGCTCCCCTCCGTGGGACCCCAGCCCCTCTGCGGGAGTGGCTGGAACCTGgcgtctctctctcctgctcactgcGGGGCCGGGCTGGCCGCGTGTTTGCTCTCTCGAATGGCCTTTCTGGGATGTCAAGGCCCCGTGCGGACGTCCCCAAGGCCTCTTCTGGGCAAGGGCGTGGGGTGAGCAGGACTCGGCCTGAGGTGGAGAGGCCGTCCCTCACCCCAGGCCGGGAGGGGCCGGCGAGGGGCCCACAGGCTCCCCAGGAATCACAGGGCAGCCCTCATCCGTTCCAGGACCCAGAGACGACGTGGGAGGAATCAGGAGGGGCCGAACCCCTGTCCGGCTGGACCTGCTCCTCCAGCCCCGGCGCCCCGGGCCCAGCCCGGGTCTCCTGCTCCcagcgccccccccacccctgcaataAAGCAACAAAGCAGGGAGCCGGCTCCTTGCATCTTTCCCGGCCTTGTGTGCACACGGGGATGAGCGGCCTGGGTGGGGGGCGCAGCCCGGCTTCCGGCTTCTGCTCCGCAGGCCGTGACAGTGGGGGGTCAGCACGCATGATGGGGGGCTCTTTTAACCCTGAGGAGCGAGACGGGAGGGTCCAGTGGCGGCCTGCGGCTACTGCTGGGTGCGGGGCAGGACCCCAACTTCACAAGGGACGAGAAGTGAAAACTCGCCGGTCACATCGTCTGGTAAATTTTGACAGAAAACCATAAACAAGTTACTTTCCAATCGAATTCCACGCTCTTTAAAAACGCAGCCTGCGACCTTCCAGGCCGTCTTTTTGGAGCACGGGGGGCACTCGCTTCCCGGAAGTGTTGGGACATCAAGCTTCATGCGCCTGTAAGTGCAGACTCATTCTGGGTGACATGGCATTCAAGGCCCCCGGGTCGTGTCTGGGCCGAGGCGGCCCGCGGTGGGGGGCAAACTTGTCTTCCACtgactttctaaaattttttttttaatgttttatttatttttgatacagagacagacagagcatgagagggggagaggcagagagagaaggagacagaaccggaagcaggctccaggctctgagctagccgtcagcacagagcctgacgcggggctcaaacccacgaacgtgagatctgacctgagccgaagccggagacttaaccgactgagccacccaggcgcccctccactgaCTTTCATGTAACGTACGGAGCCGCTGAAGCAGGGACTTGTAAATAACACGACAGTTTACATATaagaatatacacacatatacttatatatgtcaaactatatataaatgttatataaacataCTGTGTGTACAGTAACAAGGCTTTTAGAACATAGATGGAATAGATACATTTCTAGACAAGGATCGATGACCAATACTGGCTAAAAGGAAGACTTTAACCCAACGTGTAAGGAACGTTTAGCTGGGGTGTGGTTGGCCCAGCGGGTTATGCGGGGATCGGGGCGGTGACCCAGTGACTCAGCAGCGGTGTGACCCGCCTCCGGCCCCGGGACACAGTTATTCCCAGACGAATGCCCGAATTCTCTGGGCTTCTCGTCACacgacttatttattttacagccCGACGTTTGGCCCGCTCAACCCCCTTCCCCATTTCCCTCACCCCTGGGGCCCAccagtttggtctctgtatttatgagttcgcatttttctttgtggtttgttcgttcatttgtttttttcattccatCTGTAAGTGAAATCAGGTGGTgttggtctttctctgtctttgggtTATCATATCACACTCCAGGTCCGTCCCTTGTCACTAGCGGCAGGGGTTCCCTCATTTGTGGCTAGGTAACATTCCGTTGCACACACCCTGCATCTTCCTTATCCGTTGGCCTCTGGACGCCACTTGGGCGCTGCCGTATCTCGGCCCCCGTACATGATGCCGCAGTGATGACGAGGTGCAGGTgtctttttagtgttttcattttcttcaagtaaATGCCTACAGATGGGTTTGCTGGCTTGTGTGATGTttgtttgttaacatttttaaaaagaaaactttaaaaaaacaataactatagaaaattaaaaaaaaaaaaccagttctgGATCTTCTGAGCCTATGGGTGAGATGACCAAACTCCTATCAGAGGGTTCCCGGGGTGCAGGCGTAGACGGGACGTCGCTGGTCTTTCCCATAAcaaaggtggaggaggaggatgcaagagaagaaagaagacttCAAGCATCCCTTTGTGCAATACAGACACAAACATCTGAATGACTTATTAGCTGGTTGAATCTAACAATGAATTCAACACATCGGGATTTAACCCAGAGAGTCAAGGACGTTTCCATATTAGGAAACATCAAAAATTCACTAGCTAAGatgaggcgcctaggtggctcagtcgcttaagtgtccgacttcagctcaggtcatgagctcacagtttctgggttcgagccccgcatctggttctgtgcggacagctcggagcctggagctgctttggattctgtgtctccccctctctctgctcctccccaactcgtactgtctctctctgtctcaaaagtaaataaacatttaaatatatatatatatttcaaaaatgtcataTCCTTTTCATGAGTCAAACTTCTCACATATGAAGAGTGTTATTCAACATAAGTTGGTTTATGCCGCTTCTCTCAATGGCTTATTTCTTGTGTACGTGCGGTTCCCTTCACAGGGTAGCGGGCCATGTTGTAGCTCATGGCCACTCGAGGACCCAGGTGACCAAACAGCCAGCCCCGGGGGGTGCCGGCCACCGTGCTAGAGGGAAAACACACATCCAGAGGCCCCAAACCGCCCGCGCAATGCTCCGCCCTGAAAGGCACACATATCACCGCCCCCCCCTTCTCCACCTATTGGCCAGAAGTCATTCAACTAGGAAGCTGAAAATGCAGTCCTACCGAGGACTGGAAGGGACCATCTCTAAGCGGATaatgaggggcgcttgggtggcttagtcggttaagtgtccgacttcggctcaggtcatgatctcacaaagtttgtgggttcgagccccgcgtcgggctctgtgctgacagctcagagcctggagctgcttcggattctgtatctccccctctctctgcccctcccctgctcgctctgtcttccctgtctct carries:
- the LOC115276132 gene encoding beta-lactoglobulin-3-like → MQRLLLALGLALVCGVQAATVLQPVEELNLQKVAGTWHSVAMAARDISLLDSETGPLRVYVQELSPTPEGNLEVILSKREDGRCVQKKVMAEKTELPAEFKINNLDETQLSVLDTDHENYLIFCMENTDAPGERLVCQCLTRTLKADKKVLEKFNRALQTLPVHIWLVFDLTQGAEQCRV